Proteins encoded within one genomic window of Anopheles gambiae chromosome 3, idAnoGambNW_F1_1, whole genome shotgun sequence:
- the LOC1279922 gene encoding histone-lysine N-methyltransferase SMYD3 isoform X1 has protein sequence MGGMRKTIHRRGDVILQEKPFACVLDPRYRDTRCDRCFKETKVMKCSNCLYVRYCGRSCQKEAWSDHKEECEKLKALPPGLVVPSAALMIARIVRRLLKGGDTHKGYYTSKQYRKFCDLMPHEENIRADSKRMEHFGTLYVVLQRLLDEASRPTKAELLRIYGKMCINTFNILDAEMSTIGTGMYIGASIIDHSCRPNVVVSFDGETLRMRLLEDYPEQELDFGKLFISYIDLIDTTEVRREQLAERYYFHCACERCRDEQEQKRMNAAACPNTTCHEPLDFSDSEQLNQCPACGTAVTHSDREAFAEISSFTRDHLAQMKSVASTDLDVSRLCLDKQANVLHRYNVHHIKTLDNAMESALSLEKWPEATGYGLRLLDGFRQYYSPYHPLLGLTYLKVGKLQLYQCQFTEALKQLQQAAKILRVTHGEQDDLYKRVLVPLLCDAAQGDLGHLAIADEG, from the exons ATGGGCGGGATGAGAAAAACGATACATCGCCGTGGGGACGTCATACTGCAGGAGAAACCGTTCGCCTGTGTGCTCGATCCGCGCTACCGCGATACAAGATGTGACCGCTGCTTTAAGGA GACGAAGGTGATGAAGTGTTCCAATTGTCTGTACGTGCGGTACTGTGGTCGGTCCTGCCAAAAGGAGGCATGGTCCGATCATAAGGAGGAATGCGAAAAGCTGAAAGCGTTACCGCCCGGGCTGGTCGTACCGTCGGCGGCACTGATGATTGCGCGGATCGTGCGCCGCTTGCTGAAGGGAGGCGACACGCACAAGGGCTACTACACCTCGAAGCAGTACCGCAAATTCTGCGATCTTATGCCAC ACGAGGAAAACATTCGAGCCGACTCCAAACGGATGGAGCACTTCGGTACACTGTACGTGGTACTGCAGCGGCTGCTGGATGAAGCATCCCGACCGACCAAAGCGGAATTGCTCAGAATCTATGGAAAG ATGTGCATCAATACGTTCAACATACTGGACGCCGAGATGAGCACGATCGGGACGGGCATGTACATCGGTGCGTCCATCATCGATCACAGCTGCCGGCCGAACGTGGTCGTTTCGTTCGACGGTGAAACGCTCCGGATGCGCCTGCTGGAGGACTACCCCGAGCAGGAGCTGGACTTTGGCAAGCTTTTCATCTCCTACATCGATCTGATCGATACGACCGAGGTGAGGCGGGAACAGCTGGCCGAACGGTACTACTTCCACTGTGCCTGTGAACGGTGCCGAGATGAGCAGGAACAGAAGCGCATGAATGCTGCCGCCTGCCCGAACACGACCTGCCACGAACCGCTCGACTTTAGCGATTCGGAACAACTGAACCAATGCCCTGCCTGTGGTACGGCCGTAACACATTCCGACCGGGAAGCGTTCGCCGAAATTAGCAGCTTCACCCGGGACCATCTAGCGCAGATGAAAAGCGTTGCAT CGACAGATCTGGACGTGAGTCGGTTGTGCTTAGATAAGCAAGCGAACGTGCTACACCGCTACAACGTCCATCACATCAAAACGCTCGACAATGCGATGGAAAGTGCACTGAGTTTGGAAAAGTGGCCGGAAGCGACCGGGTACGGGTTGCGGTTGCTCGACGGCTTCCGACAGTACTACAGTCCCTACCATCCGCTGCTAGGGCTGACGTATCTGAAGGTGGGCAAGCTGCAGCTCTACCAGTGCCAGTTTACCGAGGCGCTCAAGCAGCTACAGCAGGCGGCCAAAATTTTGCGTGTCACGCACGGCGAGCAGGACGATCTGTACAAGCGCGTGCTGGTGCCGCTGCTGTGCGATGCGGCCCAGGGAGATCTCGGACATCTCGCTATTGCGGATGAAGGTTAG
- the LOC1279922 gene encoding histone-lysine N-methyltransferase SMYD3 isoform X2 → MGGMRKTIHRRGDVILQEKPFACVLDPRYRDTRCDRCFKETKVMKCSNCLYVRYCGRSCQKEAWSDHKEECEKLKALPPGLVVPSAALMIARIVRRLLKGGDTHKGYYTSKQYRKFCDLMPHEENIRADSKRMEHFGTLYVVLQRLLDEASRPTKAELLRIYGKMCINTFNILDAEMSTIGTGMYIGASIIDHSCRPNVVVSFDGETLRMRLLEDYPEQELDFGKLFISYIDLIDTTEVRREQLAERYYFHCACERCRDEQEQKRMNAAACPNTTCHEPLDFSDSEQLNQCPACGTAVTHSDREAFAEISSFTRDHLAQMKSVAYLDVSRLCLDKQANVLHRYNVHHIKTLDNAMESALSLEKWPEATGYGLRLLDGFRQYYSPYHPLLGLTYLKVGKLQLYQCQFTEALKQLQQAAKILRVTHGEQDDLYKRVLVPLLCDAAQGDLGHLAIADEG, encoded by the exons ATGGGCGGGATGAGAAAAACGATACATCGCCGTGGGGACGTCATACTGCAGGAGAAACCGTTCGCCTGTGTGCTCGATCCGCGCTACCGCGATACAAGATGTGACCGCTGCTTTAAGGA GACGAAGGTGATGAAGTGTTCCAATTGTCTGTACGTGCGGTACTGTGGTCGGTCCTGCCAAAAGGAGGCATGGTCCGATCATAAGGAGGAATGCGAAAAGCTGAAAGCGTTACCGCCCGGGCTGGTCGTACCGTCGGCGGCACTGATGATTGCGCGGATCGTGCGCCGCTTGCTGAAGGGAGGCGACACGCACAAGGGCTACTACACCTCGAAGCAGTACCGCAAATTCTGCGATCTTATGCCAC ACGAGGAAAACATTCGAGCCGACTCCAAACGGATGGAGCACTTCGGTACACTGTACGTGGTACTGCAGCGGCTGCTGGATGAAGCATCCCGACCGACCAAAGCGGAATTGCTCAGAATCTATGGAAAG ATGTGCATCAATACGTTCAACATACTGGACGCCGAGATGAGCACGATCGGGACGGGCATGTACATCGGTGCGTCCATCATCGATCACAGCTGCCGGCCGAACGTGGTCGTTTCGTTCGACGGTGAAACGCTCCGGATGCGCCTGCTGGAGGACTACCCCGAGCAGGAGCTGGACTTTGGCAAGCTTTTCATCTCCTACATCGATCTGATCGATACGACCGAGGTGAGGCGGGAACAGCTGGCCGAACGGTACTACTTCCACTGTGCCTGTGAACGGTGCCGAGATGAGCAGGAACAGAAGCGCATGAATGCTGCCGCCTGCCCGAACACGACCTGCCACGAACCGCTCGACTTTAGCGATTCGGAACAACTGAACCAATGCCCTGCCTGTGGTACGGCCGTAACACATTCCGACCGGGAAGCGTTCGCCGAAATTAGCAGCTTCACCCGGGACCATCTAGCGCAGATGAAAAGCGTTGCAT ATCTGGACGTGAGTCGGTTGTGCTTAGATAAGCAAGCGAACGTGCTACACCGCTACAACGTCCATCACATCAAAACGCTCGACAATGCGATGGAAAGTGCACTGAGTTTGGAAAAGTGGCCGGAAGCGACCGGGTACGGGTTGCGGTTGCTCGACGGCTTCCGACAGTACTACAGTCCCTACCATCCGCTGCTAGGGCTGACGTATCTGAAGGTGGGCAAGCTGCAGCTCTACCAGTGCCAGTTTACCGAGGCGCTCAAGCAGCTACAGCAGGCGGCCAAAATTTTGCGTGTCACGCACGGCGAGCAGGACGATCTGTACAAGCGCGTGCTGGTGCCGCTGCTGTGCGATGCGGCCCAGGGAGATCTCGGACATCTCGCTATTGCGGATGAAGGTTAG
- the LOC1279923 gene encoding cytochrome b-c1 complex subunit Rieske, mitochondrial isoform X1: MLTNLAKLSAVRGVSQSVTNGLKPAVVGAAKTEGKSAVAAGPIPVVSAAGLPSNNVRVVSGVTGATQIRCAHTDIRVPDFSDYRRDQVKRPNAKNDSADDRAAFTYLLVGGAAVSTAYVAKSLVSTFVSSMSASADVLAMSKIEIKLADIPEGKSMTFKWRGKPLFIRHRTSAEIEAEQSVAVATLRDPQNDAERVQKPEWLVVIGVCTHLGCVPIANAGDFGGYYCPCHGSHYDASGRIRKGPAPLNLEVPHYEFPEDGLLIVG; this comes from the exons ATGCTGACGAATCTGGCCAAGCTGTCCGCCGTCCGCGGAGTGTCCCAGTCCGTCACCAACGGGCTGAAACCCGCCGTCGTCGGTGCCGCGAAGACCGAAGGCAAGTCTGCGGTTGCTGCGGGTCCGATCCCGGTCGTGTCCGCTGCGGGCCTGCCAAGCAACAACGTGCGGGTGGTGTCTGGCGTCACAG GAGCAACACAGATCCGCTGCGCCCACACCGACATCCGTGTGCCGGACTTCTCGGACTACCGTCGCGACCAGGTCAAGCGCCCGAACGCGAAGAACGACAGTGCCGATGATCGTGCCGCCTTCACGTACCTGCTGGTCGGTG GTGCCGCCGTCTCGACGGCGTACGTCGCCAAGTCGCTGGTGTCGACGTTCGTGTCGTCGATGAGCGCGTCGGCCGACGTGTTGGCCATGTCCAAGATCGAGATCAAGCTGGCCGACATCCCGGAGGGCAAGTCGATGACGTTCAAGTGGCGCGGCAAGCCCCTGTTCATCCGCCACCGTACCTCGGCGGAGATCGAAGCGGAACAGTCCGTGGCCGTCGCTACCCTGCGCGATCCTCAGAATGATGCT GAGCGCGTCCAGAAGCCGGAATGGCTCGTCGTTATCGGCGTGTGCACGCATCTGGGCTGTGTCCCGATCGCCAACGCCGGTGACTTCGGTGGCTACTACTGTCCGTGCCACGGTTCACACTACGACGCGTCCGGCCGCATCCGCAAGGGTCCCGCTCCGCTGAACCTGGAGGTGCCGCACTACGAGTTCCCGGAGGATGGTCTCCTTATTGTCGGTTAG
- the LOC1279923 gene encoding cytochrome b-c1 complex subunit Rieske, mitochondrial isoform X2 produces MLTNLAKLSAVRGVSQSVTNGLKPAVVGAAKTEGATQIRCAHTDIRVPDFSDYRRDQVKRPNAKNDSADDRAAFTYLLVGGAAVSTAYVAKSLVSTFVSSMSASADVLAMSKIEIKLADIPEGKSMTFKWRGKPLFIRHRTSAEIEAEQSVAVATLRDPQNDAERVQKPEWLVVIGVCTHLGCVPIANAGDFGGYYCPCHGSHYDASGRIRKGPAPLNLEVPHYEFPEDGLLIVG; encoded by the exons ATGCTGACGAATCTGGCCAAGCTGTCCGCCGTCCGCGGAGTGTCCCAGTCCGTCACCAACGGGCTGAAACCCGCCGTCGTCGGTGCCGCGAAGACCGAAG GAGCAACACAGATCCGCTGCGCCCACACCGACATCCGTGTGCCGGACTTCTCGGACTACCGTCGCGACCAGGTCAAGCGCCCGAACGCGAAGAACGACAGTGCCGATGATCGTGCCGCCTTCACGTACCTGCTGGTCGGTG GTGCCGCCGTCTCGACGGCGTACGTCGCCAAGTCGCTGGTGTCGACGTTCGTGTCGTCGATGAGCGCGTCGGCCGACGTGTTGGCCATGTCCAAGATCGAGATCAAGCTGGCCGACATCCCGGAGGGCAAGTCGATGACGTTCAAGTGGCGCGGCAAGCCCCTGTTCATCCGCCACCGTACCTCGGCGGAGATCGAAGCGGAACAGTCCGTGGCCGTCGCTACCCTGCGCGATCCTCAGAATGATGCT GAGCGCGTCCAGAAGCCGGAATGGCTCGTCGTTATCGGCGTGTGCACGCATCTGGGCTGTGTCCCGATCGCCAACGCCGGTGACTTCGGTGGCTACTACTGTCCGTGCCACGGTTCACACTACGACGCGTCCGGCCGCATCCGCAAGGGTCCCGCTCCGCTGAACCTGGAGGTGCCGCACTACGAGTTCCCGGAGGATGGTCTCCTTATTGTCGGTTAG
- the LOC133393962 gene encoding uncharacterized protein LOC133393962 encodes MKGGISLLKVCTFILCVVSVAGIRIMFENFEQLSGFEETLFDLRVRKYNRTMSVLNGSVIIPHPINDTTEFSLDLFHSRLGNQQFNHYPMKLPSCGCCSFIDNLHTNYAKQIALIQNIPAKGECPFSARSINFIDYAFPEDAVPLVMPRGLWKALVTGRRNRVDKMSYYFLIKADDL; translated from the exons ATGAAGGGCGGTATCAGTTTATTAAAAGTGTGTACCTTTATACTGTGCGTCGTTTCTGTGGCTGGCATTAGGATAATGTTTGAAAACTTCGAGCAACTGTCCGGATTCGAGGAAACACTGTTTGATTTGCGCGTGCGCAAGTACAACCGTACGATGAGTGTGCTGAACGGTTCGGTCATCATTCCTCATCCGATCAATGATACCACGGAG TTCTCGTTGGATCTCTTTCACAGTCGACTAGGAAACCAGCAGTTCAACCACTACCCAATGAAGCTACCATCGTGTGGTTGCTGTAGCTTCATCGACAACTTGCACACTAACTATGCGAAACAGATTGCACTGATACAGAATATACCAGCAAAGGGTGAATGTCCGTTCTCGGCCAGATCAATCAACTTCATTGACTACGCGTTTCCGGAGGATGCGGTACCGTTGGTGATGCCACGAGGACTTTGGAAGGCACTGGTAACAGGGCGAAGAAATCGAGTGGATAAAATGTCCTACTATTTTCTTATAAAAGCTGATGATCTTTAA
- the LOC133392780 gene encoding uncharacterized protein LOC133392780 yields the protein MLKFTLYTLCILSATESLKVVFENFKQLTGHNIVDCDIRVRKFNRTMTVLNGSFVVQTWLNDSIEVSVDLFHSRLGNQQFNHYPMKLPSCGCCTFFDNLQTNYGKQTKSITNLPAIGECPMSPRTVHMIDFAFPQEVVSQVMPRGLWKALVTARLNGKVVVTYYFLVKGYDDF from the exons ATGTTGAAATTTACTCTTTACACCTTGTGCATCCTTTCGGCGACCGAAAGTTTAAAGGTAGTGTTTGAGAACTTTAAGCAACTTACCGGGCACAATATAGTAGATTGTGATATTCGTGTGCGCAAGTTCAACCGCACAATGACGGTGCTGAACGGATCGTTCGTCGTTCAGACTTGGCTAAACGACTCCATCGAG gtttCGGTCGATCTCTTTCATAGTCGGCTTGGTAATCAGCAGTTCAATCACTACCCAATGAAGCTACCATCGTGCGGTTGCTGTACCTTTTTCGACAACCTGCAAACGAACTATGGGAAGCAGACGAAGTCGATAACCAACCTGCCGGCAATAGGCGAGTGTCCGATGTCGCCCCGCACGGTCCATATGATCGATTTTGCCTTCCCGCAAGAGGTCGTGTCACAAGTGATGCCGAGAGGGCTTTGGAAGGCGCTGGTAACCGCTCGGCTGAATGGGAAGGTAGTGGTGACGTACTATTTTCTCGTGAAAGGGTACGATGATTTTTAA
- the LOC133394059 gene encoding uncharacterized protein LOC133394059: protein MFHLLAVTIVLMFTLFCHETVGVSLSIDSFEQTLGQDIMEMDLRVRKFNRTSTVINGTIHLRKEATNALQFNLDIFYSRLGNQQFNHMPLKLPTAGACDFVDNLKRNYPEHIRNVFNLPEIGECPISPRDVYILDAEFPNEAIPPVIAREGLWKAVMRCFIKGKERVTYAITLKGS from the exons ATGTTTCACTTGTTGGCAGTGAcaattgttttaatgtttacaCTTTTCTGTCACGAGACAGTTGGTGTAAGCTTATCTATTGATAGCTTTGAGCAAACGCTCGGGCAGGATATCATGGAGATGGACCTGCGTGTAAGAAAGTTCAATCGTACGTCAACTGTCATCAACGGTACAATTCATCTGCGCAAGGAAGCCACTAACGCCTTACAG TTCAATCTAGACATTTTCTACAGCCGGCTTGGTAATCAGCAGTTCAACCATATGCCGCTGAAGCTGCCAACAGCGGGCGCTTGCGATTTTGTGGACAACTTGAAGCGAAACTATCCGGAGCATATACGAAACGTGTTCAATTTGCCAGAGATAGGCGAGTGCCCTATCTCACCGCGAGATGTATACATATTGGATGCAGAATTTCCTAACGAAGCGATACCGCCAGTGATCGCAAGGGAAGGCTTGTGGAAGGCAGTAATGCGCTGCTTCATCAAAGGGAAGGAGAGGGTCACGTATGCTATCACGTTGAAAGGAAGCTAG
- the LOC3291862 gene encoding uncharacterized protein LOC3291862 has translation MRTNISNNSHDALYSFSKYAFKYSTVTMLNIWAVLVISAVPLLALQIDYERAEQLSGFDMINTTLRVRKYNRTTKVLNGTTASSTILNNSFLISTDIFHSPLGNQQFNHYPMKLPSKPLCDFLDMIYAEYSDCLENIYNLPERGTCPILPLEVHTIDKVFPAKSIPPFVPKGLWKAFIIFTLNDEEVVRLMWMIKVSNDFA, from the exons ATGAGgacaaatatttcaaacaacAGCCACGATGCCCTATACTCTTTCTCCAAGTATGCGTTCAAG TATAGTACTGTCACCATGTTAAACATTTGGGCAGTACTTGTCATCAGTGCAGTTCCACTGCTGGCTTTACAGATCGATTACGAGCGCGCTGAACAACTGTCCGGATTTGATATGATAAACACTACGCTTCGGGTTCGCAAGTACAACCGTACGACGAAGGTACTCAACGGAACGACCGCATCGTCAACGATTCTCAACAACAGTTTTCTG ATTTCCACCGACATTTTTCACAGTCCACTGGGAAACCAGCAGTTCAATCACTACCCGATGAAACTGCCCTCCAAGCCGCTGTGTGATTTTCTCGACATGATTTACGCGGAGTATAGCGATTGTTTGGAGAATATTTACAACCTGCCGGAACGCGGCACCTGCCCAATACTGCCACTGGAGGTGCATACCATCGATAAGGTTTTTCCCGCCAAATCGATCCCACCGTTCGTGCCCAAAGGGCTTTGGAAGGCGTTCATCATTTTCACGCTGAATGATGAAGAGGTGGTACGCCTTATGTGGATGATAAAGGTTAGCAATGATTTTGCTTGA
- the LOC133394113 gene encoding uncharacterized protein LOC133394113, producing the protein MAKIWFLLGLLFLLLARLLGIQIDFERTEQLTGFDVYSSTLRVRKYNRTTIVLNGTFTSKIVLDNKYVVSTQLFHSPLGNQQFNHYPMKLPTHQLCDFVDMLHDEYGEYLVNVYNMPERGVCPIKPRSAHTINKVFPTKAIPPFLPSGLWKIYIYTSLKEKDVSKFEWIVKISTDLF; encoded by the exons ATGGCCAAGATTTGGTTTCTTCTCGGACTGCTTTTTCTGCTGCTTGCACGTCTCCTGGGTAttcaaattgatttcgaacgCACGGAACAGTTGACAGGATTCGATGTGTACAGCAGTACGCTTCGTGTACGCAAATACAATCGCACCACGATCGTTCTAAACGGAACATTTACCTCGAAGATTGTTCTGGACAACAAATACGTG GTTTCGACACAACTCTTCCACAGTCCGCTCGGCAATCAACAGTTTAACCATTATCCGATGAAGCTGCCAACGCACCAGTTGTGCGATTTTGTCGATATGCTTCATGATGAATACGGTGAATATCTCGTCAACGTGTACAACATGCCCGAGCGGGGCGTATGTCCGATAAAGCCACGATCAGCTCACACCATCAATAAGGTCTTTCCAACCAAAGCCATTCCTCCGTTTTTACCGTCGGGTCTGTGGAAAATTTACATCTATACTTCGCTGAAAGAGAAGGATGTTTCAAAGTTTGAATGGATTGTTAAAATAAGTACTGATTTGTTTTAG
- the LOC133392862 gene encoding uncharacterized protein LOC133392862: protein MWIVSFSFLLTAVSLHGIQIDFERFEQLSGFNVYNSSLRVRKFNRTLVTLNGTLEIVAPLNKTIMVSTDFFHSSRGNQQYNHHPAKFPTRDVCDFMSNFYEGYNEHVEDIINMPKRGECPITPRMIYVVNKNFPAKAVPHFFRPGLWKAYMINKIKNVEVSRFEMVFNVKSDF, encoded by the exons ATGTGGATCGTTTCATTTTCCTTCCTGCTAACTGCTGTTTCCCTACATGGAATCcaaattgatttcgaacgATTCGAGCAACTGTCAGGATTTAATGTGTACAACAGTTCACTGCGCGTCCGGAAGTTTAATCGAACGCTGGTAACGCTCAACGGTACGCTAGAGATAGTGGCACCACTGAACAAAACCATTATG GTCTCGACGGACTTCTTTCACAGCAGCCGCGGCAATCAGCAGTATAATCACCATCCGGCCAAGTTTCCAACCCGTGACGTGTGCGACTTTATGTCCAACTTTTACGAAGGCTACAATGAGCACGTCGAGGACATAATCAACATGCCAAAAAGGGGCGAATGTCCCATTACTCCCCGCATGATCTACGTCGTGAATAAAAATTTCCCGGCCAAAGCGGTACCGCACTTTTTTCGCCCAGGTCTGTGGAAGGCTTACATGataaataagataaaaaatgTCGAGGTATCACGGTTCGAGATGGTATTTAATGTTAAAAGCGATTTTTAA
- the LOC133392800 gene encoding uncharacterized protein LOC133392800: MLFVLYSVLLCVISLHGIQIDFERFDQLSGYNVYNSSLRVRKYNRTMITLNGTLQVVVPLNKSFMISTDFFHSSRGNQQFNHYPVKLPTRHVCEFMDNFYADYSEHVRDMINMPERGECPIRPRTIYVVNKPFPKEAVPPFFPPGLWKVHLINSVQNVEIVRFEIIAKVNNDLL, encoded by the exons ATGTTGTTCGTATTATATTCCGTGCTGCTTTGTGTGATTTCTCTTCATGGGATACAAATAGACTTTGAACGGTTCGACCAACTCTCCGGATACAATGTGTACAACAGTTCACTGCGCGTCCGTAAGTACAATCGAACGATGATTACGCTTAACGGTACGCTGCAGGTGGTGGTACCACTGAACAAAAGCTTCATG ATATCGACGGACTTCTTTCATAGCAGTCGCGGTAACCAACAGTTTAATCACTATCCAGTAAAGCTACCCACTCGCCATGTTTGCGAATTTATGGACAACTTCTATGCCGACTATAGCGAGCACGTGAGGGACATGATCAACATGCCGGAAAGGGGCGAGTGTCCGATTCGACCACGCACCATCTACGTAGTTAATAAGCCGTTTCCAAAAGAAGCCGTTCCTCCATTTTTCCCGCCAGGGCTGTGGAAGGTACATCTCATCAATTCGGTACAAAACGTCGAGATTGTAAGGTTTGAAATTATCGCCAAGGTTAACAACGATTTGCTCTAG